From one Erinaceus europaeus chromosome 4, mEriEur2.1, whole genome shotgun sequence genomic stretch:
- the GFRAL gene encoding GDNF family receptor alpha-like isoform X2, which yields MEDACDVSGNHCKLKNPSNCNNSIQSLVNTNSEFKGCLCTDDLYCTIGKMFGQKCINESEESTLASNLTSQSNTTQWLYEIDMSLIIPRSDCVMATHFCQDSEHCTLLYENFKRNCGRESERCKTLEGSHLCAALSKGLRGTILWNCQCNDHSKSECVEIWKSLFEDVCVPGAQRNQIPAISEEYDDEFNQYTVSDNKKEDNKVKWNLSTLSSHGINGILSCMEVAEACVGDMVCNTQLAPYLKACSANGSLCDVKHCQAAIRFFYQNMPFNIAQMLAFCDCAQSDLPCQQSKEALHSKPCAMNIVPPPTCLNVIHSCRNDELCR from the exons ATGGAAGATGCCTGTGATGTTTCAG GTAATCACTGCAAGCTGAAGAATCCATCAAATTGTAACAACAGTATCCAGTCCTTAGTGAACACCAATTCTGAATTTAAAGGCTGTCTCTGCACTGATGATCTCTACTGTACTATTGGCAAAATGTTTGGGCAAAAATGCATCAATGAATCAG aaGAATCAACACTGGCTTCAAATTTGACTTCACAGTCAAATACAACACAGTGGCTCTATGAGATAGATATGTCCTTAATTATTCCAAGAAGTGACTGTGTCATGGCAACACATTTTTGTCAAGACTCTGAACACTGCACTCTGTTGTATGAAAATTTTAAGAGAAATTGTGGGAGAGAGTCAGAACGATGTAAGACTCTTGAGGGAAGCCACTTGTGTGCAGCATTGAGCAAAGGTCTAAGGGGAACTATCTTATGGAACTGTCAATGTAACGACCATTCAAAATCAGAGTGTGTTGAAATTTGGAAAAGTTTGTTTGAAGATGTTTGTGTACCTGGTGCTCAAAGAAATCAAATTCCAGCCATCAGTGAAGAATATGATGATGAATTCAACCAGTACACTGTTTCAG ataACAAGAAAGAAGACAATAAAGTCAAGTGGAATTTAAGTACTCTCTCCTCTCATG GTATCAATGGGATCCTGTCTTGTATGGAAGTGGCAGAGGCATGTGTAGGGGATATGGTCTGTAATACACAGTTGGCCCCTTACCTTAAAGCTTGCTCAGCAAATGGAAGTCTGTGTGATGTGAAACACTGCCAAGCAGCCATACGGTTCTTCTATCAAAATATGCCTTTTAACATTGCCCAGATGTTGGCTTTTTGTGACTGTGCTCAATCTGATCTACCTTGTCAGCAGTCCAAAGAAGCTCTTCACAGCAAGCCATGTGCAATGAACATAGTTCCACCCCCTACTTGCCTCAATGTAATTCACAGCTGCAGAAATGATGAATTGTGCAGGTGA